Proteins encoded in a region of the Limanda limanda chromosome 17, fLimLim1.1, whole genome shotgun sequence genome:
- the gaa gene encoding lysosomal alpha-glucosidase, whose translation MGLLFGVTTAVVLSAFALCTCFYINHLSDPETKPVSPVQAKLHEIHGRLVDDNPDKPRSPQRNTSMGSKCTMAPASRFDCARDRALSRRQCEERGCCYAPQPTSAGPPWCFYPSLYPGYQMGPLAPTMKGQAATLTRAKPSYLPRDISTLSLEVTEEPAGCLHLTLKDPSSQRYEVELPAGVPQSQTDGDDSLYTTEYQSDPFGFIVRRKSNGKVIMNTTVAPLLFADQYLQLSTTLASSLVSGLGEHYTSLLLDLNWTSLTLWNRDMAPHADANLYGSHPFFLVQEEDGLAHGVFLLNSNAIEVMLQPTPALTWVSTGGILDLYIFLGPDPESVVRQYLQVIDYPMMPPYWSLGFHLCRWGYKTTDTTRKVTQQMHNANFPLDVQWNDLDYADKRRIFTFDPRRFGDLPKMVEELHEGGMKYILILDPGISSTSPPGTYPPFDDGLKRDVFIKNVTGHILIGKVWPGPTAFPDFTNPETRKWWEDCIRDFHTKVPVDGLWIDMNEPASFVQGSVEGCPDSDLENPPYTPRVVAGRLNSGTLCMSAQQRLSTHYNLHNMYGLTEAYATNRALVKIQGKRPFVLSRSSFPGIGRFSGVWTGDVRSDWEQLRYSIPAVLQFSLFGVPLVGADICGFGGNTTEELCVRWMQLGAFYPFMRNHNDRPNAPQEPYVFGQKAQAAMRSALNLRYSLLPFLYTLFHHAHTSADTVARPLFMEFPSDPNCQSIDRQFLWGSSLLISPVLEQGAVGLEAYLPLGTWYNLHNGQPVYSKGQYMLLPAPLDTINVHVREGHVIPQQDPALTTTASRRNPFFLTVALSAGGWAWGDLFWDDGESLDTYKTGNYCYVTFVAAQCQIVGDPVRLNEALDGLVLGGLQVFGVPSPPRYVLANGEKVKDFMYHSDTKVLTVSNLALPMSKVFTVQWAL comes from the exons ATGGGTTTGTTGTTCGGTGTCACTACAGCTGTTGTCCTCTCAGCGTTTGCTTTGTGCACATGTTTCTACATCAACCACCTGTCTGACCCCGAGACCAAACCTGTTAGTCCAGTTCAGGCGAAGCTACATGAGATCCATGGAAGGCTTGTTGATGATAATCCAGACAAACCAAGATCCCCACAGAGGAACACGTCCATGGGTAGTAAATGCACCATGGCACCAGCAAGTCGGTTTGACTGTGCCAGGGACAGGGCTCTGAGCCggagacagtgtgaggagagaggatgcTGCTATGCCCCTCAGCCCACCTCTGCAGGCCCCCCCTGGTGCTTCTACCCCAGTTTGTACCCCGGTTACCAAATGGGCCCCCTCGCTCCCACCATGAAGGGCCAGGCTGCCACCCTGACCCGTGCCAAGCCCTCCTATCTCCCCAGAGACATCTCCACTCTCAGCCTGGAAGTCACAGAGGAGCCTGCGGGCTGCCTGCACCTCACT TTGAAGGACCCATCATCTCAGCGATATGAAGTCGAGCTCCCAGCGGGTGTTCCTCAGAGCCAAACTGATGGCGATGACTCCCTCTACACAACCGAGTACCAGTCTGACCCGTTTGGTTTCATAGTGCGACGTAAATCCAACGGAAAAGTGAT TATGAACACAACTGTGgctcctctgctgtttgctgaCCAGTACCTGCAGCTGTCAACCACACTGGCCTCTTCCCTCGTCTCTGGCCTCGGGGAGCATTACACCTCCCTCCTGTTGGATCTTAACTGGACTTCGCTGACTCTCTGGAACCGAGACATGGCTCCTCAT GCTGATGCAAATCTTTACGGCTCCCACCCATTCTTCTTAGTACAGGAGGAGGATGGTCTAGCACATGGAGTTTTCCTTCTCAACAGCAATGCAATTG AGGTGATGCTGCAGCCGACCCCTGCTCTCACCTGGGTGTCCACTGGGGGAATCCTGGACCTGTATATTTTTTTGGGTCCGGACCCTGAAAGTGTGGTTCGACAGTACCTCCAGGTCATTG ACTATCCCATGATGCCCCCCTATTGGTCACTGGGCTTTCATCTGTGTCGCTGGGGTTACAAAACCACTGATACAACCCGCAAGGTTACACAGCAAATGCACAATGCCAACTTTCCACTG GATGTGCAGTGGAATGATCTGGATTATGCAGATAAGCGCAGGATTTTCACATTTGACCCCCGGCGATTCGGGGACCTCCCAAAGATGGTGGAAGAGCTCCATGAGGGAGGCATGAAGTACATCCTTATTCTG GACCCAGGGATCAGCAGCACTAGCCCCCCTGGAACCTACCCCCCCTTTGATGACGGACTGAAAAGAGATGTcttcattaaaaatgttacaGGACACATCCTGATTGGAAAG GTTTGGCCTGGTCCAACAGCCTTCCCTGACTTCACTAACCCAGAGACCAGAAAGTGGTGGGAGGACTGCATCAGAGATTTTCATACTAAAGTCCCTGTGGATGGATTGTGGATT GATATGAACGAACCAGCCAGTTTTGTGCAGGGATCAGTGGAGGGCTGCCCTGACAGTGATCTGGAGAACCCGCCTTACACACCCA GAGTGGTCGCAGGCCGGTTGAACTCAGGGACTCTCTGCATGTCAGCTCAGCAGAGGCTGTCCACTCACTACAACCTGCACAATATGTACGGACTGACTGAGGCGTATGCCACTAACAG AGCTCTTGTGAAGATTCAAGGGAAGAGGCCCTTTGTCCTGTCCCGCTCCTCGTTCCCCGGCATCGGGCGCTTCTCCGGAGTGTGGACAGGTGACGTCAGGAGCGACTGGGAGCAGCTTCGATACTCTATCCCCG cgGTGCTGCAGTTCAGCCTGTTCGGGGTGCCTCTGGTGGGGGCAGACATCTGTGGCTTTGGAGGCAACACCACTGAGGAGCTGTGTGTGCGATGGATGCAGCTCGGAGCCTTTTACCCGTTTATGAGGAACCACAATGACCGGCCCAACGCT CCTCAGGAGCCCTATGTGTTTGGGCAGAAGGCCCAGGCTGCCATGCGGAGTGCGTTGAACCTAAGATACTCCCTTCTCCCGTTCCTCTATACACTCTTCCATCATGCACACACCTCTGCTGATACTGTGGCCAGGCCTCTCTTTATGGA GTTTCCCTCTGACCCCAACTGCCAGAGCATAGACCGTCAGTTCCTGTGGGGGAGTTCACTTCTCATTAGCCCAGTCCTAGAGCAAGGGGCAGTAGGACTGGAGGCCTACTTGCCCCTCGGCACTTGGTACAACCTGCATAAC GGTCAACCTGTCTACAGTAAGGGTCAGTACATGCTGCTGCCAGCCCCTCTGGACACTATCAACGTTCATGTGAGGGAGGGACACGTTATCCCACAGCAG GATCCTGCCCTGACAACCACAGCCTCACGCAGAAACCCGTTCTTCCTAACGGTGGCGCTGTCAGCAGGCGGCTGGGCCTGGGGCGACTTGTTCTGGGACGACGGGGAAAGTCTTGATACCtacaaaacaggaaattactGTTACGTCACCTTTGTGGCTGCTCAG TGCCAGATAGTGGGTGATCCTGTGAGGCTGAATGAGGCCCTGGACGGTCTGGTGCTGGGAGGCCTACAGGTGTTTGGGGTGCCCTCACCCCCCCGCTATGTATTGGCCAATGGGGAAAAAGTCAAGGATTTCATGTACCACAGTGACACCAAG GTTTTGACAGTGAGCAACCTGGCCTTGCCCATGTCTAAGGTGTTTACAGTCCAGTGGGCTCTCTGA
- the tbc1d16 gene encoding TBC1 domain family member 16, translating to MSLGRLLRRASSKASDLLTFNPGAGGSSLRSGLDGEIIFSKNNVCVHPAEPLPGLAEHHPGYLCVHVEKDEILGTTLILTWVPNSRIQKQDEEALRYITPESSPVRRNARRRGRRPHSRPPAAQEEDEEEERNITSSTSTESHSLVVEAGADASSHPHQLPLAVEEGDEGSCELSDEVSRDSTMGSDSDTFSSPFCLSPVSEALCESSGSVFLDNETRELCEEAMTHSASSASSLDGHAPSESSGQSQGVRWEEQQKVLALEQLCGVFRVDLGHMRSLRLFFSDEACTSGQLVIASRESQYKILHFHHAGLDKLAEVFQQWKCCRETQLKDQVSNEKSCMQFSIKRATLPSAESHPEEKLYRRLDVTTWLRHLNHTGQVEEEYKLRKAIFFGGIDPSIRGEVWPFLLHYYSYDSTSQEREAWRLQKRTHSHDIQQRRLSMSPEEHSEFWRKVQFTVDKDVVRTDRSNHFFRGENNPNVEIMRRILLNYAVFNPDMGYCQGMSDLVAPLLTEIQDESDTFWCFVGLMENTIFISSPRDEDMERQLMYLRELLRLMLPHFHQHLTRLGEDGLQLLFCHRWILLCFKREFPDTEALRMWEACWAHYQTDYFHLFLCVAIIVLYGEDVTEQQLATDQMLLHFSNLSMHMNGELVLRKARSLLYQFRLLPRIPCSLHDICKLCGPGMWDSRYIPTVECSGEHPDSQSCPYGGTSTPQPSSPSPSSTPSPSPNPTPTPPAEGKRGSRTREIFTFRKQS from the exons ATGTCTCTGGGTCGGCTCCTGCGGCGCGCCTCCTCCAAGGCCTCGGACCTCCTGACCTTCAACCCCGGGGCCGGGGGCTCATCGCTACGCTCGGGACTGGACGGCGAGATCATCTTCTCCAAAAATAATGTTTGCGTGCACCCTGCGGAGCCCCTGCCTGGCCTGGCTGAGCACCACCCAG GCTACCTGTGTGTCCACGTGGAGAAGGATGAGATTCTGGGCACCACTCTGATTCTGACCTGGGTGCCCAACTCCCGCATCCAGAAGCAGGATGAGGAGGCGCTGCGCTACATCACGCCCGAGAGCTCGCCTGTACGCAGGAACGCACGCCGCCGAGGCCGACG ACCCCACTCCcgtcctccagcagctcaggaggaagatgaggaggaagagaggaataTTACCAGCAGCACCTCCACAGAGAGCCACAGCCTGGTGGTGGAAGCCGGAGCGGACGCCTCCTCACACCCGCACCAGCTGCCCTTGGCTGTGGAGGAGGGGGACGAGGGCTCCTGCGAGCTGTCGGACGAAGTGAGCAGGGACAGCACCATGGGTTCGGACTCGGATAccttctcctcccccttctGCTTGTCCCCCGTCAGTGAGGCCCTCTGCGAAAGCAGCGGCTCCGTCTTCCTGGACAATGAAACCAG AGAGCTGTGTGAAGAGGCCATGACCCACTCGGCCAGCTCGGCCTCCAGCCTGGACGGCCACGCCCCGTCGGAGAGCAGCGGCCAGTCGCAGGGCGTGCGctgggaggagcagcagaaggtGCTGGCTCTGGAGCAGTTGTGCGGAGTCTTCAGGGTGGACCTGGGTCACATGAGGTCGCTGAGACTCTTCTTCAG TGACGAGGCATGTACCAGTGGCCAGCTGGTGATCGCCAGCAGAGAGAGCCAATATAAGATCCTGCACTTCCATCACGCCGGCCTGGACAAGCTGGCTGAGGTTTTCCAGCAGTGGAAGTGCTGCAGGGAAACTCAGCTCAAAGACCAG GTGTCAAATGAGAAATCCTGCATGCAGTTTTCCATTAAGAGAGCCACGCTACCGTCAGCGGAGAGCCACCCGGAGGAGAAGCTCTACCGGCGGCTGGACGTCACCACCTGGCTGCGCCATCTCAACCACACTGGACAGGTTGAGGAGGAGTATAAGCTTCGTAAG GCCATCTTCTTCGGTGGTATTGACCCATCCATCCGTGGCGAGGTGTGGCCCTTCCTGCTGCACTACTACAGCTACGACTCAACCTCCCAGGAGAGGGAGGCTTGGCGACTGCAGAAACGCACCCACTCTCATGACATCCAGCAGAGGAG actgtccatgaGCCCAGAGGAGCACAGTGAGTTCTGGAGAAAGGTCCAGTTCACAGTAGATAAAGACGTGGTGAGAACAGACCGCAGCAACCACTTCTTCAGAGGAGAGAATAACCCCAACGTGGAGATCATGAG GCGGATTCTGCTCAACTATGCAGTCTTTAATCCAGACATGGGCTACTGCCAGGGCATGTCTGACCTGGTGGCCCCGCTGCTCACCGAGATCCAGGATGAAAGCGACACCTTCTGGTGCTTTGTCGGCCTCATGGAGAACACCATCTTCATCAGCTCCCCGCGCGATGAGGACATGGAGAGGCAGCTG ATGTACCTGCGGGAGCTGCTGCGCCTCATGCTGCCCCACTTCCACCAGCACCTGACCCGGCTCGGGGAGGACGGCCTCCAGCTGCTCTTCTGCCACCGCTGGATCCTGCTCTGCTTCAAGCGAGAGTTCCCCGACACCGAGGCTCTGCGCATGTGGGAGGCCTGCTGGGCACACTACCAG ACGGACTATTTCCACTTGTTCCTGTGTGTGGCCATCATTGTTCTCTATGGGGAGGATGTGACCGAGCAGCAGCTTGCCACTGACCAAATGCTGCTCCACTTCAGCAACCTCTCCATGCACATGAATGGAGAACTGGTGCTAAGAAAG GCCCGCAGCCTCCTCTACCAGTTCCGCCTCCTCCCCAGGATCCCATGCAGCCTTCACGACATTTGTAAACTATGTGGCCCGGGGATGTGGGACAGCCGCTACATCCCCACTGTGGAGTGTTCGGGTGAACACCCAGACTCACAGAGCTGCCCCTATGGAGGCACGTCCACCCCACAgccctcctcaccctccccgTCATCGACACCCTCACCTTCTCCAAACCCCACCCCCACGCCTCCAGCCGAGGGCAAGAGAGGATCCAGAACCCGGGAGATTTTCACTTTCCGGAAACAGTCCTGA